In one Acetobacter sp. genomic region, the following are encoded:
- a CDS encoding mechanosensitive ion channel family protein, whose translation MQVNNVDHRSGAPAIKRSRPRRHLSLICWLFAAILLISPVTLQNALAADSTAATASASPGNGAALSPKEAQQLLNVLNDPKQRESFTHTLSLMVKGVSVTPEAATAAAPAATGDALVSQNAVVLHSDLVSSVSSLKQTFRSYLDNFLGLFTDLKTVGRWFEAEISNPQTRALLLGTLWRAGLVIIVAMLVEWGASLALHKPLQTVTIRAEKREKRENSSLSAQDSPDADTAQDEADQNAAIAAAALAKANGAQTEEINTLKTRADDQRRQIETLKFLARVPYALGHFGLKLLPVLLFLGVAMAGSALATDTTQAETVTETLAEAYAVARFLFVLLESALAPRSPMIRLAPVSDSTARMLTRWWNFLVAAPSIVVCLSVLGGEFDLSNRGTEAMIRAVILIEHILIAIFIWRLRPIVAKTIAPKQAKIKNGFWSFMLTLARFWWIPALFLDAALWLVWAAHLRGGYDWILRTTLLTVLIVALTRLLAVLAYGWQDRLFRIDPVLAQKHPEFQERADRYYPFVRGALTTMIVFIGFVGLTESWGISSLHFFFSSPLGSRLFGAVMTLVIAISVAATIWEVVNALLNRQLEKFNRTGQGMRATRLKTVLPIIRTVMLALIIIIVLVTSLSQIGINVAPLLTGAGIMGAAIAFGSQSLVKDFITGFFMLVEDAIQVGDWVTTGGVSGTVEHLSIRTVRVRAINGDLHIIPFSSVTSIANTGRDFNQIIVNQTVDLSEDIPRVVKVMADTVTEMRKEDAFKTIIYSDYNDLGVDKTDSNGAVLVGSIRTAAMMKWKVQREFYKRIANRMAAANIRFYTPTSYTASAPGTSLVISGELQSPTDGHAANANTPSSSPARPEEPTENPAEKPDHDKT comes from the coding sequence ATGCAGGTGAATAACGTGGATCATCGTTCCGGCGCCCCGGCCATCAAGCGATCACGACCGCGACGGCACCTCTCCCTGATCTGCTGGCTCTTTGCCGCCATTTTGCTGATATCTCCCGTCACATTACAGAATGCTCTGGCGGCTGACAGCACGGCAGCCACGGCTTCGGCTTCCCCGGGCAATGGCGCCGCCCTCTCTCCCAAGGAGGCGCAGCAACTCCTGAACGTGCTGAACGATCCGAAGCAGAGAGAGAGCTTCACCCACACGCTTTCCCTGATGGTGAAAGGGGTTTCCGTAACACCGGAAGCCGCGACCGCAGCTGCTCCGGCAGCGACGGGTGATGCGCTGGTGTCGCAGAACGCGGTGGTCCTCCATAGCGATCTGGTGTCCAGCGTTTCTTCCCTCAAGCAGACCTTCCGCAGCTATCTGGATAACTTTCTCGGACTGTTCACTGACCTGAAAACGGTCGGGAGATGGTTCGAGGCAGAGATTTCCAACCCGCAGACCCGCGCCCTGCTTCTCGGCACGTTATGGCGGGCGGGACTGGTGATCATCGTCGCCATGCTGGTTGAATGGGGCGCATCTCTCGCTCTTCACAAGCCCCTGCAAACAGTGACCATCCGGGCGGAAAAGCGTGAGAAACGGGAAAATAGCAGCCTGTCGGCTCAGGACAGTCCAGATGCCGACACCGCTCAGGACGAGGCCGATCAGAATGCCGCCATAGCAGCCGCCGCTCTGGCGAAGGCGAATGGCGCACAGACGGAAGAAATCAACACGCTCAAAACGCGCGCGGATGATCAGCGCCGACAGATCGAGACGCTGAAATTTCTTGCCCGTGTGCCTTATGCACTGGGTCATTTCGGCCTCAAACTGCTGCCCGTTCTACTGTTTCTGGGTGTAGCCATGGCAGGCTCGGCCCTCGCCACCGACACGACACAGGCGGAAACCGTTACGGAAACCCTGGCCGAAGCCTATGCGGTCGCACGGTTCCTGTTCGTGCTTCTGGAGTCAGCGCTGGCGCCCCGTTCTCCGATGATCCGTCTGGCGCCTGTTTCCGACAGCACGGCGCGGATGCTGACCCGCTGGTGGAATTTCCTTGTGGCCGCGCCATCCATCGTGGTCTGCCTGTCCGTGCTGGGCGGAGAGTTCGACCTTTCCAATCGCGGCACGGAAGCAATGATCCGCGCCGTCATTCTGATCGAGCACATTCTGATCGCCATTTTCATCTGGCGGCTTCGCCCCATCGTTGCGAAAACCATCGCTCCCAAACAGGCTAAGATCAAGAACGGCTTCTGGTCCTTCATGCTGACGCTGGCGCGTTTCTGGTGGATTCCGGCGCTTTTTCTGGACGCGGCGCTGTGGCTCGTCTGGGCCGCCCATCTCCGAGGCGGCTATGACTGGATCCTGCGCACGACATTGCTGACGGTTCTTATCGTCGCCCTGACCCGGCTTCTGGCCGTGCTGGCATATGGCTGGCAGGACCGGCTTTTCCGTATCGATCCGGTTCTGGCCCAGAAACATCCGGAATTTCAGGAACGCGCGGACCGCTACTACCCCTTCGTACGGGGTGCGCTCACAACGATGATCGTGTTCATCGGCTTTGTCGGTCTGACTGAATCATGGGGCATCAGCAGCCTCCACTTCTTCTTTTCCAGCCCGCTTGGTTCGCGTCTGTTCGGAGCGGTCATGACACTTGTCATCGCCATTTCGGTGGCGGCCACAATCTGGGAAGTGGTCAATGCGCTCCTGAACCGCCAACTGGAGAAATTCAACCGGACAGGTCAGGGCATGCGTGCGACCCGTCTGAAAACGGTGCTGCCGATCATTCGGACCGTGATGCTGGCGCTCATCATCATCATCGTGCTTGTGACCAGCCTCTCCCAGATCGGCATCAATGTCGCGCCGCTGCTGACCGGCGCCGGGATCATGGGTGCCGCCATCGCCTTCGGCTCCCAGAGCCTTGTGAAGGACTTCATCACAGGCTTCTTCATGCTGGTCGAGGATGCGATTCAGGTCGGCGACTGGGTAACGACGGGCGGCGTTTCCGGCACGGTCGAACATCTTTCCATCCGGACCGTGCGGGTGCGTGCGATCAATGGAGATCTGCACATCATCCCATTCTCCTCCGTCACCTCAATCGCCAACACGGGACGCGACTTCAACCAGATCATCGTCAACCAGACGGTCGACCTGTCCGAGGACATACCCCGCGTGGTGAAGGTCATGGCGGATACGGTCACGGAAATGCGCAAGGAAGACGCGTTCAAGACGATCATCTACTCGGACTACAATGATCTCGGCGTGGACAAGACTGACTCCAATGGCGCGGTGCTGGTCGGCTCCATCCGGACCGCCGCGATGATGAAGTGGAAAGTCCAGCGCGAATTCTACAAGCGGATCGCCAACCGCATGGCGGCCGCGAACATCAGGTTCTACACACCGACCTCCTACACGGCCTCCGCGCCGGGCACCTCTCTCGTGATTTCGGGAGAGCTACAGTCCCCGACCGATGGCCATGCAGCGAACGCCAACACCCCTTCTTCGTCTCCGGCTCGGCCAGAAGAGCCGACCGAGAACCCTGCGGAAAAACCCGACCATGACAAAACCTGA
- a CDS encoding purine-cytosine permease family protein, which translates to MSATPTLTQDTPSRQGGIETRSIDYVPENERHGRVADQGPFWFLGNFQFFTIAIGFVGPSMGLSLGYTALAGIIGILFGTLFMAFHASQGAELGLPQMIQSRAQFGYRGVSLVLIGTLVTFIGFNVVDTVLLSAGLNGIFGWNITAVTIGMAIIAALFAIYGHDCLHTIFKLCFYVSLPLYIILTGAILTGHAGGAAPTIVGFSWVAFIGQIAASASYNITYAPYVSDYSRYLPRNTRPVSIITAVMFGASSSAIWLIILGAWLATRLGASDGLVALHQAGDAVFPGFGSIVSLASVVALIATMGLNAYSCMLTILTGIDSFRPLNPTRSARILTVIAVAAIWTGLSLKCPSDAIGLLFATLTVMLYLLVPWTAVNLVDYFVVRKGRYAITNLFMPDGGIYGMWQSRGLLAYAIGFIITIPFAVLPEIYTGPIAKMLGGVDIGWLVGLIVSGSVYALLSRSLDLKTEETAIAKSEAELKSMQVAVPTEASAVPVMDDMWK; encoded by the coding sequence ATGTCAGCCACACCTACCCTCACCCAGGACACTCCCTCCCGTCAGGGAGGGATCGAAACCCGCTCCATCGACTATGTACCCGAGAACGAGCGTCATGGTCGTGTCGCCGATCAGGGACCGTTCTGGTTTCTGGGCAACTTCCAGTTCTTTACCATCGCCATCGGGTTTGTCGGACCCAGCATGGGTCTCTCACTTGGTTACACGGCGCTGGCGGGTATCATCGGCATTCTGTTCGGCACGCTGTTCATGGCGTTTCACGCGTCACAGGGCGCGGAACTGGGCCTGCCGCAGATGATTCAATCCCGCGCCCAGTTCGGCTACCGAGGGGTATCTCTCGTCCTGATTGGGACGCTGGTCACGTTTATCGGCTTCAATGTTGTTGACACGGTGCTGCTTTCCGCTGGCCTGAACGGGATCTTCGGCTGGAATATCACCGCCGTCACGATCGGCATGGCCATCATCGCCGCCCTGTTCGCCATCTATGGGCATGACTGCCTGCACACGATCTTCAAGCTGTGCTTCTACGTTTCTCTTCCTCTCTACATCATCCTCACGGGCGCGATCCTGACGGGCCACGCCGGAGGGGCTGCACCAACCATCGTCGGGTTCAGCTGGGTCGCCTTCATCGGACAGATCGCCGCCAGCGCCAGCTACAACATCACCTACGCGCCATATGTTTCCGATTATTCCCGCTATCTGCCGCGCAATACCCGTCCGGTTTCAATCATCACGGCGGTGATGTTCGGCGCGTCGTCCTCCGCCATCTGGCTCATCATACTCGGCGCATGGCTTGCAACCCGCCTTGGCGCTTCTGACGGACTGGTCGCTCTCCATCAGGCAGGCGACGCGGTCTTTCCGGGGTTTGGATCGATTGTTTCTCTTGCATCTGTCGTCGCCTTGATCGCAACGATGGGTCTCAATGCCTATAGCTGCATGCTGACCATCCTGACCGGAATAGACTCTTTTCGCCCGCTCAATCCGACCCGCAGCGCCCGTATTCTGACCGTGATCGCCGTTGCCGCGATCTGGACAGGCCTGTCCCTGAAATGTCCTTCGGACGCCATCGGGCTGCTTTTCGCGACCCTGACGGTCATGCTGTATCTGCTGGTGCCGTGGACTGCGGTCAATCTGGTCGATTATTTTGTGGTCCGCAAAGGTCGTTACGCCATCACAAACCTCTTCATGCCCGATGGTGGCATCTACGGTATGTGGCAATCTCGTGGCCTGTTGGCCTACGCAATCGGGTTTATTATCACGATCCCGTTCGCCGTGCTGCCTGAAATCTATACCGGACCGATCGCAAAAATGCTTGGCGGGGTCGATATCGGATGGCTTGTCGGGCTGATCGTTTCCGGCAGTGTCTATGCGTTGCTGAGCCGGTCTCTGGATCTGAAGACGGAAGAAACTGCCATTGCGAAAAGCGAAGCTGAGCTGAAATCCATGCAGGTCGCTGTGCCGACAGAAGCCTCGGCTGTGCCTGTCATGGACGATATGTGGAAATAG
- a CDS encoding 2OG-Fe dioxygenase family protein, with product MTKPDEDLTEAVLNEIEAATGNRFFAHIPAGQMHALLEDYGMTDWESFAASWQRLGMDVYMADGGRYRRRRHATFALSKNTVVRKKHQPHYQSRDYNTLNGGIERWFDPIEKRIGEHPVMKAVLSLVSRLATDLTPEAEQPETWHAEVHQFRIETGREMTGQPTPEGLHRDGVDWVLVMMVQRENVGNGTTSIHDLLGNEVGSFTLTGPMDAAFVNDHMVYHGVTPIEPVDPDRPAFRDVLVVTLRHQ from the coding sequence ATGACAAAACCTGACGAAGACCTGACCGAGGCCGTGCTCAACGAGATCGAGGCCGCAACAGGGAACAGATTCTTCGCGCATATTCCTGCGGGGCAGATGCACGCCCTTCTGGAAGACTACGGCATGACTGACTGGGAGAGTTTCGCCGCCAGTTGGCAGCGGCTGGGCATGGATGTCTATATGGCTGACGGCGGTCGTTACCGCCGACGCCGCCACGCCACCTTTGCCCTGTCGAAGAACACCGTCGTTCGGAAAAAGCACCAGCCGCATTACCAGAGCCGTGATTACAATACCCTGAATGGCGGGATCGAGCGCTGGTTCGATCCGATTGAAAAACGGATCGGCGAGCATCCGGTCATGAAAGCGGTGTTGTCACTGGTCAGTCGGCTGGCGACCGATCTGACCCCCGAGGCTGAACAGCCCGAAACATGGCATGCGGAAGTGCACCAGTTCAGGATCGAAACCGGCAGGGAAATGACGGGCCAACCAACGCCGGAAGGTCTTCACCGCGATGGTGTCGACTGGGTTCTTGTCATGATGGTGCAGCGGGAAAATGTTGGGAACGGAACCACCAGCATCCATGACCTGCTGGGGAACGAAGTCGGCAGTTTCACCCTGACCGGCCCGATGGACGCTGCTTTCGTGAATGATCACATGGTTTACCACGGCGTAACGCCAATCGAACCGGTCGATCCCGACCGGCCCGCATTCCGGGATGTGCTGGTCGTCACGCTGCGTCACCAGTAA
- the arfB gene encoding alternative ribosome rescue aminoacyl-tRNA hydrolase ArfB has product MKQTILPGVVLDEDDLEITYILASGPGGQNVNKVATAAQLRFNLISAQGIPERIRLKALELAGTRATRDGAIVITGRRFRSQQRNREDVIQRLIDLIREAAHRPAFRVATRPGRAARQRRLDGKAHRSGIKQNRKVRSDD; this is encoded by the coding sequence ATGAAACAGACTATTCTGCCTGGTGTGGTTCTTGATGAAGATGATCTTGAGATCACCTATATTCTCGCTTCAGGCCCCGGTGGACAGAACGTGAATAAGGTCGCGACGGCTGCCCAGTTACGATTCAATCTGATCAGTGCTCAGGGCATACCGGAACGCATCCGTCTTAAAGCACTGGAACTGGCAGGAACACGGGCGACCCGTGATGGAGCGATCGTCATCACCGGCAGGCGCTTTCGCAGCCAGCAGAGAAACCGTGAGGACGTTATTCAACGCCTGATTGACCTGATCAGGGAGGCGGCGCATCGCCCCGCATTCCGTGTCGCGACGAGACCGGGACGCGCCGCCCGGCAACGGCGTTTGGATGGCAAGGCTCACCGGTCTGGCATCAAGCAGAACCGCAAAGTCAGGTCTGACGACTGA
- a CDS encoding LysR family transcriptional regulator: protein MLGSLSDLDLRLIRVFLAIVDAGGISTAQSILNVGQSTISTQLATLETRLGFRLCERGRGGFRLTAKGERFTELARHLVGAIEDFSVQARNMDRRLVGSLRIGIIGHTPFSENIRISQAIARFRQRDEAVRLDIRVCSPGEQEERLLSGTLDIAMGYFWHRIPSLQFTPLFIERQVAYCGRDHPLFSQAGQISQAQAWEYDWGWRTYPLPQSVFPDSPKSITATADNMEALAMLVLSGHHLAFLPQHFSRSYEEQGLIAPLNTQVLRYDVMFHAVTRQRQNLGDIPKAFLEDLASVHLSTVPEILS, encoded by the coding sequence ATGCTTGGTAGCCTCAGTGATCTGGACCTGCGTCTGATCCGTGTTTTTCTGGCGATTGTGGATGCAGGAGGAATTTCCACGGCGCAAAGCATCCTGAATGTCGGGCAGTCCACGATCAGCACTCAGTTGGCGACGCTGGAAACACGACTGGGCTTTCGACTCTGTGAGCGCGGTCGGGGCGGATTTCGACTGACGGCAAAAGGTGAACGCTTTACGGAACTGGCGCGTCATCTGGTGGGCGCCATCGAAGATTTCAGCGTTCAGGCCCGTAACATGGACCGTCGTCTTGTCGGCAGCCTGCGGATCGGGATCATAGGCCATACGCCGTTTAGTGAAAATATCCGGATCAGTCAGGCCATTGCTCGTTTCAGGCAGCGGGATGAAGCCGTCAGGCTGGATATCCGCGTCTGTTCACCCGGCGAACAGGAAGAGCGTTTGCTGAGTGGAACGCTTGATATAGCGATGGGATATTTCTGGCACAGAATACCAAGTCTCCAGTTCACACCGCTTTTCATCGAAAGGCAGGTCGCCTATTGCGGACGGGATCATCCCCTTTTTTCGCAGGCTGGACAGATCTCGCAGGCGCAGGCCTGGGAATATGACTGGGGTTGGAGGACGTACCCTCTTCCACAGTCAGTCTTTCCAGACAGTCCCAAATCCATCACGGCGACAGCGGACAACATGGAGGCCTTGGCCATGCTTGTCCTGTCGGGACATCATCTGGCCTTTCTGCCGCAGCATTTTTCCAGATCTTATGAAGAACAGGGGCTGATTGCCCCTCTGAATACACAGGTGCTGCGATACGATGTGATGTTTCACGCGGTTACACGGCAGAGACAGAATCTTGGCGACATACCAAAAGCTTTTCTGGAAGACCTTGCCAGCGTCCATCTCTCCACGGTCCCGGAGATACTGTCATAG
- a CDS encoding MlaE family ABC transporter permease — protein sequence MNTLLDLVALLGRTVFVVTRGAGSIALFALEGVSCFFRPPFYWRVFLQSLTDTGFLSLPVVALTALFSGGVIALQSYTGFAQYHAQSAIANIVVLAVTRELGPVMAGLMVAGRVGAAMAAQIGTMRVTDQIDALTTLRTHPMKYLVAPRLAAGVIALPLLVVVADILGVAGGFTVATVKLGFAPDNYIAATMNALKTEDVMVGLVKATVFGFLITLMGCYYGYTSRGGAEGVGSATTSAVVSASILVLAFDYLLTDLFFAQ from the coding sequence ATGAACACCTTACTTGATCTTGTCGCCCTGCTGGGCCGAACGGTGTTTGTCGTGACGCGAGGGGCAGGTTCCATAGCCCTGTTTGCTCTGGAAGGGGTTTCCTGCTTTTTCCGCCCCCCTTTTTACTGGCGCGTCTTTCTCCAGTCGCTTACGGACACCGGCTTCCTGTCCCTGCCCGTCGTAGCACTAACAGCCCTGTTCTCGGGCGGCGTGATCGCCCTCCAGTCCTACACCGGTTTCGCACAGTACCACGCACAAAGCGCCATCGCGAACATCGTCGTGCTGGCAGTGACCCGCGAACTCGGTCCGGTCATGGCCGGCCTCATGGTGGCAGGCCGCGTGGGCGCCGCCATGGCGGCGCAGATCGGCACCATGCGGGTGACGGACCAGATCGACGCCCTGACGACCCTGCGCACCCATCCGATGAAATATCTCGTCGCCCCCCGCCTCGCAGCAGGTGTGATCGCCCTTCCCCTGCTGGTGGTCGTGGCAGATATTCTCGGCGTCGCAGGCGGTTTTACGGTGGCAACAGTCAAGCTCGGCTTCGCGCCGGACAATTATATCGCCGCCACCATGAACGCCCTGAAAACCGAAGATGTCATGGTGGGGCTGGTGAAAGCGACCGTCTTCGGTTTCCTCATCACCCTGATGGGCTGTTACTACGGCTACACAAGTCGGGGTGGCGCAGAAGGCGTGGGCAGCGCCACAACCTCCGCCGTCGTCTCCGCGTCGATCCTCGTGCTCGCGTTCGATTACCTCCTGACAGACCTGTTCTTCGCGCAATGA
- a CDS encoding TonB-dependent receptor plug domain-containing protein, with protein MSVPATKRHNRLCLRFSSVLSFSTALALCSLIFPDHQAYAQNLDYGTFEKLFNEPITSSATGKPQRASELPTDIQVVTAEQIRTSGAQTLPEVLRMVPGVDVRRYSVLSANVSIRGNDAAGGSRTLVLIDGRQVYLDGYNYTDWGALPVSIRDIRQIEVIKGPNSAVYGFNASGGVINIVTRDPQHENKSYVHVEGGSLNGFAGELVASHKFSDAFAAKLSLNGLRSDEYDRRSGRNVPAQTSNINAALEFRGQISPRIEWGLTGTIDQERSPFWLDIGTYFTSRPLAKSLEGRLAADTDWGLIEFRAYQNSFINEATDDIAAFGTIIPIRFGYDLETTVSQLSDTIAINSKNDLRLGVEYRYSSLSGTQAGTKIGSESDMLASGSAVWDYRILPELTLTNAVRVDSFLVSSVKSPIMVNAPTAPARYYVEPSFNSRIRYDAGDLGTFGLNAARGIQLPALFDFAPTTMLGPVTIINNPSLAPSTTINIGFNYSHGIKPLDGSLSIALFAQRTSEMLGTPFASNYSYVPPASLTMFPQNYNRVDDAGGEIRLEGKTDFNLHWDLSYAMASVRDPNKSSAINFQRQTPVNTVIGGFEYVLGQVEFSAHARWQSHYQDVAADFSTFQLKDIKVKDFVTLNARVGWKIDEHFRLSLSGQQLGDARLKETSGLRIDRRIIAGLTAGF; from the coding sequence ATGTCGGTGCCTGCCACCAAGCGTCATAACCGTCTGTGTCTGCGGTTTTCATCCGTTCTGTCTTTCAGTACGGCGCTTGCTCTCTGTTCCCTGATATTTCCGGACCATCAGGCATACGCCCAGAATCTGGATTACGGCACGTTTGAAAAACTCTTCAACGAGCCAATCACGAGTTCCGCTACAGGCAAGCCGCAACGGGCAAGTGAACTCCCCACGGATATTCAGGTCGTCACGGCAGAGCAGATCAGGACTTCCGGCGCGCAAACCTTGCCTGAAGTTCTACGCATGGTGCCGGGTGTGGATGTAAGGCGTTACTCCGTTCTGAGCGCAAATGTCTCGATCCGTGGAAATGACGCGGCAGGCGGTTCCCGTACGCTGGTCCTTATCGACGGACGGCAGGTCTATCTCGATGGATATAACTACACGGACTGGGGAGCCCTTCCCGTCTCGATACGCGACATCCGGCAGATTGAAGTTATTAAAGGCCCCAACTCAGCCGTGTATGGCTTCAACGCGTCCGGCGGTGTGATCAACATCGTCACACGCGATCCTCAGCACGAAAACAAAAGCTACGTGCATGTTGAGGGAGGCAGCCTCAACGGGTTCGCTGGGGAACTGGTCGCGTCCCATAAATTTTCAGATGCGTTCGCGGCGAAACTCTCGCTCAACGGTCTGAGGTCGGATGAATATGACCGGCGCAGTGGCCGGAACGTTCCCGCCCAGACCAGCAATATCAACGCCGCTCTGGAATTCCGTGGACAGATTTCCCCCCGCATTGAGTGGGGACTCACCGGCACGATTGATCAGGAACGCAGCCCTTTCTGGCTCGATATCGGCACCTATTTCACCTCGCGCCCCCTAGCGAAAAGTCTTGAGGGACGTCTTGCTGCCGACACTGACTGGGGGCTGATCGAATTCCGGGCCTATCAAAACTCGTTCATAAACGAGGCAACTGACGATATCGCCGCTTTTGGAACCATTATTCCAATCAGATTCGGCTATGATCTGGAAACGACGGTCTCACAGCTTTCCGATACAATTGCCATCAACAGTAAGAATGATCTACGCCTTGGAGTGGAATATCGTTATTCCAGCCTCTCGGGGACACAGGCCGGCACGAAAATAGGCAGTGAAAGCGATATGCTGGCATCTGGATCTGCCGTCTGGGACTACCGTATCCTGCCTGAACTCACTCTGACGAACGCCGTTCGCGTGGACTCCTTTCTCGTGTCGTCCGTCAAAAGTCCCATTATGGTTAATGCTCCCACGGCCCCGGCACGATATTACGTGGAACCAAGCTTCAACAGCCGCATTCGCTACGATGCCGGAGATCTGGGTACATTTGGACTGAACGCAGCCCGGGGCATCCAGCTTCCCGCGCTCTTTGATTTTGCGCCAACGACAATGCTTGGCCCTGTAACAATTATCAATAATCCTTCGCTGGCGCCATCGACAACCATCAATATTGGCTTCAATTATTCACACGGCATCAAACCACTGGACGGCAGCCTGTCCATTGCCCTTTTCGCCCAGCGCACCAGTGAGATGCTCGGAACACCTTTCGCTTCAAACTATTCTTATGTTCCTCCCGCATCGCTCACGATGTTTCCTCAAAACTACAATCGGGTCGATGATGCCGGTGGCGAAATCCGTCTGGAAGGCAAAACGGATTTCAACCTCCACTGGGATCTGAGCTATGCCATGGCGTCTGTGCGTGACCCTAACAAATCTTCCGCCATCAATTTCCAGCGGCAGACACCGGTCAACACAGTCATTGGTGGTTTTGAGTATGTTCTGGGACAGGTGGAATTCAGTGCTCACGCCAGATGGCAGTCACATTATCAGGATGTCGCCGCTGACTTTTCCACGTTTCAGCTCAAGGACATTAAAGTAAAGGATTTCGTGACGCTGAACGCGCGTGTAGGCTGGAAAATCGACGAGCATTTCCGGCTGTCACTCAGCGGACAGCAGCTTGGTGACGCCCGGCTTAAAGAAACATCCGGCTTAAGAATTGACCGTCGTATTATTGCCGGTCTGACAGCAGGTTTCTGA
- a CDS encoding UDP-glucose dehydrogenase family protein: protein MIGGGYVGLVSAACFAEFGIEVAVVENSPTRLAALQKGQIPIYEPGLDKLVESNMQAGRLSFGDDIASAVKDAEAVFIAVGTPPRNGDGAADMQYVHAAAQQIARSLTNYAVVVTKSTVPAGTSRRIAEIIRATRPDADFDVASNPEFLREGSAIGDFMRPDRVIIGLDKTAPDGGARAEAVMRKVYRPLSLIEAPLLFTSLETSELTKYASNSFLAVKISFINEMASLCEKLGADVHDLAKGMGLDGRIGRKFLHPGPGYGGSCFPKDTLALSRIGQEAGSPCRLVETTVQVNDARKIGMAGRIIAACGGSAEGKTIAILGLTFKPETDDMREAPSIPILHRLAEAGAKLRAFDPVGMEVAAPMLPPTTTYCTDALDAAKGADALVVLTEWNVFRALAPKALVEAMNGKVVVDLRNIFDPAAMRAVGLDYQSVGRP from the coding sequence ATGATCGGGGGAGGCTATGTCGGCCTCGTTTCGGCTGCGTGTTTTGCGGAATTCGGAATTGAAGTGGCTGTGGTTGAAAACAGCCCGACACGTCTGGCCGCTCTGCAGAAAGGCCAGATTCCTATCTATGAGCCCGGCCTCGACAAGCTCGTCGAATCGAATATGCAGGCGGGACGCCTGTCTTTCGGTGATGACATCGCCTCTGCTGTAAAAGACGCGGAGGCTGTGTTTATCGCCGTCGGCACGCCGCCGCGGAATGGCGATGGCGCTGCGGACATGCAGTATGTCCATGCGGCGGCGCAACAGATCGCCCGATCGCTGACCAACTATGCGGTTGTCGTGACGAAATCGACGGTACCGGCCGGCACCAGCCGCCGCATCGCCGAGATTATCCGGGCCACGCGCCCCGATGCCGATTTCGACGTCGCATCCAATCCCGAGTTCCTGCGTGAAGGCAGCGCAATCGGTGACTTCATGCGTCCGGATCGTGTGATCATCGGTCTCGACAAGACGGCTCCTGATGGCGGCGCACGTGCGGAAGCTGTCATGCGCAAGGTCTACCGTCCGCTGTCTCTGATCGAAGCGCCGCTGCTCTTTACGTCGCTGGAGACATCGGAACTCACCAAATATGCGTCCAACTCGTTCCTTGCGGTGAAGATTTCCTTCATCAACGAGATGGCCAGCCTGTGTGAAAAGCTGGGTGCTGATGTGCATGATCTGGCCAAGGGCATGGGGCTTGATGGCCGTATCGGCCGCAAGTTCCTGCATCCGGGGCCGGGCTATGGCGGTTCCTGCTTTCCGAAGGACACGCTGGCCCTGTCGCGTATTGGTCAGGAAGCGGGAAGCCCGTGTCGTCTGGTCGAGACGACCGTGCAGGTCAACGATGCCCGCAAGATCGGCATGGCCGGTCGTATCATCGCAGCCTGTGGCGGTTCGGCGGAAGGCAAGACGATTGCGATCCTCGGTCTGACCTTCAAACCTGAAACAGACGATATGCGTGAGGCTCCGTCGATCCCCATTCTGCATCGTCTGGCGGAAGCCGGGGCGAAACTGCGGGCGTTTGATCCGGTTGGCATGGAAGTGGCCGCACCGATGCTGCCGCCGACCACGACGTACTGCACCGATGCCCTGGATGCCGCCAAGGGAGCGGATGCGCTGGTTGTGCTGACGGAGTGGAATGTCTTCCGAGCACTCGCACCCAAGGCGCTTGTGGAAGCCATGAACGGCAAGGTTGTCGTCGATCTGCGTAACATCTTTGACCCGGCGGCGATGCGCGCAGTCGGTCTGGATTACCAGTCGGTCGGTCGTCCCTGA